In Macadamia integrifolia cultivar HAES 741 chromosome 13, SCU_Mint_v3, whole genome shotgun sequence, one DNA window encodes the following:
- the LOC122059557 gene encoding cell division control protein 2 homolog isoform X2: protein MEKYEKIGKLGEGNCCKIYKWRKRETNEFFAAKKIHLGNGVGVPGWALREIAILKALQHVNIIRLQDVVSCEGKMYVVTEYLDMDLKNYMAVHQGLGLNPSLIKRFLHQILCGIGYCHSHRVLHRDLQPENLLIQEGTNTLKLAGFGSTRAFEIPLKILTEEVVAIWYRAPEILLGSRYYSTPVDVWSVGCIFAEMVNGKVLFGEETEISVLREIFSYLGTPNNETWHGVELSSKFVPATPKCPPKVIGFIVRT from the exons ATGGAAAAG TATGAGAAAATTGGGAAGCTTGGAGAAGGAAATTGTTGTAAGATTTACAAATGGCGGAAGCGTGAGACAAACGAGTTTTTTGCTGCAAAAAAGATTCACTTGGGGAATGGAGTAGGAGTTCCTGGCTGGGCGTTAAGGGAAATAGCCATCTTGAAAGCGTTGCAGCATGTTAACATAATCAg GTTGCAGGATGTAGTGAGCTGTGAGGGAAAAATGTACGTTGTTACTGAGTATCTGGATATGGATTTGAAGAACTACATGGCTGTGCATCAAGGTCTTGGTTTGAATCCGTCTTTAATAAAA AGGTTTCTCCATCAGATTCTCTGCGGAATTGGATATTGCCATTCTCATAGAGTTCTCCATAGAGACTTACAACCCGAAAATTTGCTAATACAAGAAGGCACCAATACGTTGAAGCTTGCAGGGTTTGGATCAACCAGGGCTTTTGAAATTCCATTGAAGATACTTACTGAAGAG GTAGTGGCGATCTGGTATAGAGCACCAGAAATCCTCCTCGGGTCTCGCTATTACTCAACTCCGGTTGATGTGTGGTCTGTGGGTTGTATATTTGCTGAGATGGTGAATGGGAAAGTTTTGTTCGGTGAGGAGACTGAAATTTCAGTACTTAGAGAGATTTTCAG TTACTTAGGTACTCCGAATAATGAAACCTGGCATGGAGTGGAATTGTCATCCAAATTCGTCCCTGCCACCCCCAAATGTCCCCCTAAAGTAATTGGGTTTATTGTGCg GACCTGA
- the LOC122059557 gene encoding cell division control protein 2 homolog isoform X1: protein MEKYEKIGKLGEGNCCKIYKWRKRETNEFFAAKKIHLGNGVGVPGWALREIAILKALQHVNIIRLQDVVSCEGKMYVVTEYLDMDLKNYMAVHQGLGLNPSLIKRFLHQILCGIGYCHSHRVLHRDLQPENLLIQEGTNTLKLAGFGSTRAFEIPLKILTEEVVAIWYRAPEILLGSRYYSTPVDVWSVGCIFAEMVNGKVLFGEETEISVLREIFSYLGTPNNETWHGVELSSKFVPATPKCPPKDLTTEFPTLEATGVDLLSRMLCLDPSKRITVRSALKHEYFDDLEL from the exons ATGGAAAAG TATGAGAAAATTGGGAAGCTTGGAGAAGGAAATTGTTGTAAGATTTACAAATGGCGGAAGCGTGAGACAAACGAGTTTTTTGCTGCAAAAAAGATTCACTTGGGGAATGGAGTAGGAGTTCCTGGCTGGGCGTTAAGGGAAATAGCCATCTTGAAAGCGTTGCAGCATGTTAACATAATCAg GTTGCAGGATGTAGTGAGCTGTGAGGGAAAAATGTACGTTGTTACTGAGTATCTGGATATGGATTTGAAGAACTACATGGCTGTGCATCAAGGTCTTGGTTTGAATCCGTCTTTAATAAAA AGGTTTCTCCATCAGATTCTCTGCGGAATTGGATATTGCCATTCTCATAGAGTTCTCCATAGAGACTTACAACCCGAAAATTTGCTAATACAAGAAGGCACCAATACGTTGAAGCTTGCAGGGTTTGGATCAACCAGGGCTTTTGAAATTCCATTGAAGATACTTACTGAAGAG GTAGTGGCGATCTGGTATAGAGCACCAGAAATCCTCCTCGGGTCTCGCTATTACTCAACTCCGGTTGATGTGTGGTCTGTGGGTTGTATATTTGCTGAGATGGTGAATGGGAAAGTTTTGTTCGGTGAGGAGACTGAAATTTCAGTACTTAGAGAGATTTTCAG TTACTTAGGTACTCCGAATAATGAAACCTGGCATGGAGTGGAATTGTCATCCAAATTCGTCCCTGCCACCCCCAAATGTCCCCCTAAA GACCTGACAACTGAGTTTCCAACTCTTGAAGCCACTGGAGTTGATCTCCTTTCT AGAATGCTGTGCTTGGACCCAAGTAAAAGAATTACAGTGCGTAGTGCCCTCAAGCATGAATACTTTGATGATCTTGAACTTTGA
- the LOC122059061 gene encoding probable sugar phosphate/phosphate translocator At3g14410 gives MFLEKPKINEAGTWTFQPTMPLLNCLCTFAHILSVFLVISHTSALTIQVAGVVKDWVVVLLSAVLFADTKLTVVNLFCYDIAIAGVAAYNNYKLKKEVSKTNTKESQNDEAVPLVNTSTSQRADA, from the exons ATGTTCTTGGAGAAGCCGAAGATAAATGAAGCTGGGACCTGGACATTTCAACCAACTATGCCACTTCTCAACTGCCTTTGTACTTTTGCACACATCCTGTCGGTTTTCCTTGTGATCTCACATACAAGTGCCCTAACCATCCAGGTTGCTGGAGTTGTCAAAGATTGGGTGGTTGTCTTACTGTCAGCTGTTTTATTTGCGGATACAAAGTTGACAGTTGTAAACCTGTTCTGTTATGACATTG CTATTGCTGGTGTAGCTGCATACAATAATTACAAGTTGAAGAAGGAAGTTTCAAAAACCAACACCAAGGAGTCTcaaaatgatgaagcagtaccGCTGGTCAACACCTCGACTTCTCAGAGAGCAGACGCATAG
- the LOC122059558 gene encoding cysteine-rich receptor-like protein kinase 25 produces MLRYSNDSFFSTITESHGFNKANPQSLFNVTRFDQLVEDNMKKATTAAASDSKRFATQEATFTQFQNLYCLAQCSPDLSGNDCNSCLVGAIADLPNCSSGKQGGRVLNPSCNIRYELYLFYQVTALASSPSPALLPLTLQITALPVQVGYLSF; encoded by the coding sequence ATGTTGCGCTACTCCAATGACTCCTTCTTCTCCACCATCACAGAATCCCATGGGTTCAATAAGGCGAACCCACAGAGCCTCTTCAATGTGACTCGGTTTGATCAGCTTGTGGAAGATAATATGAAGAAGGCCACCACTGCAGCTGCttccgattcaaagagattcgCAACTCAAGAAGCTACTTTCACGCAATTTCAGAATCTGTATTGTCTGGCGCAGTGCAGCCCTGATTTATCAGGGAACGACTGTAACAGCTGCCTCGTGGGTGCCATTGCTGATCTCCCGAATTGCTCTAGCGGCAAGCAAGGTGGAAGGGTTCTCAATCCAAGTTGTAATATTAGGTATGAGTTGTACCTTTTCTACCAGGTTACAGCTTTGGCATCGTCTCCTTCCCCTGCTCTTCTACCCCTCACCCTCCAAATAACAGCACTACCAGTCCAGGTAGGCTACTTGagtttttaa